TCGGCGATCTCGACAACCGCACCAGCCTGCAGTTTATCGACCCGAAAGGCCATACGCTGACCCAGTCGCAGAACGATGCGCTGGTCGCCGCCTTCCAGGCTGCATTCAGCAAGTAATACGCAGGGCCGGATCACTCCGGCCCTTTTTTCTGTGGTAGACGCAAACGTGTGCGTCGCCGGAAAATGGCAAGTTTTGTGATAAATCCTCAGGCCGCGCGAGCGGTCACCACACCTGGAGTAATAAAGATGCAAAAGCAAGCTGAGTTGTATCGTGGCAAAGCGAAAACCGTATACAGCACGGAAAATCCGGATCTGTTGGTGCTCGAGTTCCGCAATGATACGTCAGCAGGCGACGGCGCCCGCATTGAGCAGTTTGACCGTAAGGGAATGGTGAACAACAAGTTTAACTATTTCATCATGAGCAAACTGGCCGAAGCGGGTATCCCGACGCAAATGGAACGGCTGCTTTCTGATACCGAAGCGCTGGTGAAAAAGCTCGATATGGTGCCGGTGGAGTGCGTTATCCGCAACCGCGCGGCGGGATCGCTGGTGAAGCGTCTCGGCATTGAAGAGGGCATCGAACTCAATCCGCCGCTGTTCGATCTGTTCCTGAAAAACGACGCGATGCACGACCCGATGGTTAACGAATCCTACTGCGAAACCTTCGGCTGGGTGAGCCAGGAAAACCTCGCGCGCATGAAAGAGCTGACCTACAAAGCCAACGATGTGCTGAAAAAGCTCTTTGACGACGCGGGGCTCATTCTGGTCGACTTCAAGCTGGAGTTTGGTCTTTTCAACGGCGAAGTGACGCTGGGCGATGAGTTCTCGCCGGACGGCGCGCGTCTGTGGGATAAACAAACCATGGACAAAATGGACAAAGACCGCTTCCGTCAGAGCCTGGGCGGCCTTATCGAAGCCTATGAAGAAGTCGCGCGCCGTCTTGGCGTGAATCTCGACTAACCGCTTTTTCCTTCGCATTTCGCAGGGTATGGCTTTCATACCCTGCGCCTTCCCCCGTTTTCTTATGGTAAAGCGCGCCTGAACCACCTACGATCATTATCATAAAAATTGAGAGTGATGAGGTCAGAGTATGCGTTGGCAAGGACGTCGCGAAAGCGACAACGTTGAAGACAGAAGAAACAGCAGTTCGCCGATGATGGGCGGGCGCGGATTCCGCCTGCCTGCCGGGAAGGGCGGGCTGGTACTGCTGGTGGTGGTCGTCGTCGCGAGTTATTACGGTGTCGATCTCACCGGGCTTCTCACCGGCGGCGCGCCGGTCAGCCAGCAGGCGTCGCGCTCCATCAGCCCGAACGAAGACGAAGCGGCGAAATTCACCTCGGTTATTCTCGGCACCACCGAAGAGAGCTGGGGCCAGCAGTTCCAGAAAATGGGCCGTACTTATCAGGAGCCGAAACTGGTGATGTACCGCGGTGCCACCCGCACCGGCTGCGGCACCGGCCAGTCGGTGATGGGCCCGTTCTACTGCCCGGCGGACAGCACCGTGTATATCGATCTCTCCTTCTATGACGAAATGAAAGAGAAACTTGGCGCGGGCGGCGATTTCGCGCAGGGCTACGTCATCGCTCACGAAGTGGGCCACCATGTGCAGAAGCTGCTCGGCATTGAGCCGAAAGTGCGTCAGCTTCAGCAAAACGCCTCTCAGACCGAAGTGAACCGCCTCTCGGTGCGCCTGGAGTTACAGGCGGACTGTTTTGCGGGCGTCTGGGGCAATGCGATGCAGAAAGAGGGCGTGCTGGAAACCGGCGATTTGCAGGAGGCGCTGAACGCCGCGCAGGCGATCGGCGATGACCGCCTTCAGCAGCAGAGCCAGGGGCGCGTGGTACCGGACAGCTTTACCCACGGCACATCCGAGCAGCGTTATAGCTGGTTTAAACGCGGTTTTGACAGCGGCGACCCGGCCCAGTGCAACACCTTTGGCAATGCGCTGTAACGCAGGCAGGCTGACGTGAATGAAAGCTTCGCCACGCTGACGGCGCAGATGGCGGCGGCGGGCATTCGTCGCCTGCTGGTGCTAAGCGGCGATGAGTTCTGGTGCTCGCAGCAGGCGCAACAGCTGGCGAATGCTCTCCCTGGCGACTGGCTGTGGGTAGGCACCGCGCCGGAGATGGCGCTCAAAGGCGCGCCTGGCGCTATCAATACGCTGCTCGGGCGCGAATACCTGCATGCGGTCTTTGACGCCCGCAGCGGTTTTGACGCCGCGGCGTTTGCCGCGCTCGCCGGCACGTTGAAAGCCGGCAGCTGGCTGGTGCTGCTGGCACCACCGTGGAAGGCCTGGCCCGCGCGCGTGGATAACGACTCCTGCCGCTGGAGCGACAGCCGGGAGCCCATCGCCACCCCGCATTTTATTCATCATCTTCAGCGGCTTTTTCTTGATGATCCGGACGTGATTTGCTGGCGTCAGGAGCAGCCGTTACCGTTAAGCCCGTCTGCGCCGCGCCCACGCTGGCACCCGGCCTGCGGCGAGCCGCAGCAGGAGCAGGCGCGGCTACTGGATGAGCTGTTAACCACCACTAATGGCGTGACGGCAATCACCGCCGCGCGCGGTCGCGGCAAATCGGCCCTCGCCGGCATGTTTATTCGCGCGCTGCCGGGCAGAGCGCTGGTAACCGCGCCGTCGCGCGCCTCGGCGGACGTTATCGCCGTACACGCGGGCGAGAAATTTGTCTTCATGGCACCAGACGCGCTGCTGGCTGCGCTTGAGGATGGCACGCTCACTCCCTGCGACTGGCTGGTCATTGATGAAGCCGCGGCGCTCCCGGGCCCGGTGCTGCAAAAGCTGGTGCGGGCGTTTCCCGCCACGCTTCTGACCAGTACCGTGCAGGGCTATGAAGGCACCGGGCGCGGTTTCTTGCTGAAATTCTGCGCGGGCATCGACGGCCTGCGCTACCGCACGCTGAGTACGCCGGTGCGCTGGGCGCAGGACGATCCGCTGGAGCGGCTGGTCAGTCAGGCGCTGCTGTTTGACGATGACGATTTTGCGCACACGCCCGCAGGCGACGTTCGCTTTTATCCGGTTTATCAGGACGATTGGCACACCCGGCCCGATCGCGCGGCCGCGCTGTATCGGCTGCTGGCAGGCGCTCACTATCGCACCTCGCCGCTCGATCTGCGCCGGATGATGGATGCGCCGAATCAATCTTTCATCGCCGCCGAAGCGGGCGGCGAGGCCGTCGGCGCGCTGTGGTTAGTGGCGGAAGGCGGTCTTGATACGGCGCTGAGCCAGGCGGTGTGGGCCGGTTATCGCCGTCCGCGCGGCAACCTGGTGGCGCAGTCGCTGGCGGCGCACGGCGGCGATCCGCTCGCGGCCACGCTTGTTGGTCTTCGCGTTAGCCGCGTGGCGGTGCATCCGGGTCGCCAGCGTGAAGGCACCGGACGCCAGTTGATTGAGCAGGCGCGCGCGCAGGCGCCTGACGGCTGTGATTATCTTTCCGTGAGTTTTGGTTATACGCCTGCGCTGTGGCGCTTCTGGCAGCGCTGCGGTTTTACGCTGGTGCGTTTTGGCAGCCATCGCGAGGCCAGCAGCGGCTGCTATAACGCGATGGCGCTCGTGGCGCTGAGTGAGGCGGGCGCGCGGCTTGTGCGTGAAGAACACCAGCGGCTGGGGCGCGATGCGGCGATGCTTCAGCGCTGGGTGGATGAAACGCTGCCGCTAACGCCCGTCCCCCAGGCTACCCTTAATGATGATGACTGGTTAGCGCTCGCGGGATTCGCGTTCGCGCATCGTCCGCTGGAAACCTCTTTCGGTCCGCTCTACCGGCTGCTTGAGGCGAGCCCGCAGACGTTGCAGGCGCTGCGCGGGCGGCTGGAGCTGCAAATGCCGGTGGACGCGCTCTGCCGTAAGCTCGGGCTTTCCGGGCGTAAAGCGTTGCTCGCCGCGCTGCGTCAGGAAACCGCGCTGGCGCTGGATTCGCTTGATGCGCCGCGTGCCGCGACCTTAAACGCGCAACTTATGCAATGGCAATTTTTCCACTAAGTCCATCAATGAATTGCGATGGTCATCTGTTCAGGCCGGCGTAAACTGGCTGTAACCCATGAAGGAGAGTGCCATGAGACATGATCATTTTGTGGTTCAGAGCCCTGAACTGCCTGCCAGACAACTGCTGCTGCTGTTCCACGGCGTCGGGGATAACCCGGTGGCCATGGGCGAAATAGGCAGCTATTTCGCGCCGCTGTTCCCGGATGCGCTGGTGGTGAGCGTGGGCGGCCCTGCGCCGAGCGGTCCGGCACCGGGAAGAGAGTGGTTTTCCGTGCAGGGCGTCACCGAATCCAACCGCCAGCAGCGGGTGGATGAGATAATGCCTACATTCATCGACACCGTGCGCCACTGGCAGCGTGAAAGCGGCGTCGGCCCGGCCGCCACAGCGCTGATCGGCTTTTCACAGGGCGCGATTATGGTGCTGGAAGGGGTAAAAGCCGCGCCTGGCCTGGCTTCTCGCGTCATCGCGTTTAACGGACGCTTCGCTGAGCTGCCGACGGCGGCGACAACCGCCACCACGGTGCATCTGATCCACGGCGAAGAGGATGAAGTGATCGATTCCCGCTACGCTCAGGCGGCGGCGGATGCGCTGCTGCGCGCCGGTGGCGACGTCACGCTCGACATCGTTGAGGATCTGGGGCATGCAATCGATAACCGCAGCATGCAATTAGCGCTCGATCATCTGCGCTATACCGTGCCGAAGCACTATTTTGATGAGGCGTTAAGCGGCGGTAAGCCTGGCGATGACGATGTGATTCAGATGATGTAACGCGGGGGGCTCCGTCAGGCGGGCTGCCTGACGGAGAGGCTGGAGAGAATAAGCAGGCGCTTACTTCTTCTTCGGCCAGTCGTCTTCGTCGTCCCACTTATCGTTAAAATCGCGGTGGGGCGGGAGTTCCGGGCGGTTGTCCATAAACTTCTTATGATCCACCCGTTTTAAATCTTTAATCACGTTCAGCAGGACGCCGAGCAGAAACACCAGCACCAGCACCCACCAATATTTTCCAAGCCATTCCATGACGTTATCCTCGTCTTGAGAGCGCGCGTCAGGCGACGAGCTGCTCCATAATGCGTTGATACATACGAGCCAGCAGCTGCAGGTCGGACGCTTTCACGCATTCGTTAATCTTGTGAATCGTCGCGTTGACCGGCCCAAGCTCAACCACCTGCGCGCCCATGCGGGCGATAAAGCGTCCGTCGGACGTGCCGCCGGTGGTCAGCAGTTGCGGTTTAATTTCATTATAGTGGTGAACGGCGTTCACCACCGCATCGACCAGTTTACCGCGCGCGGTTAAGAACGGCTGGCCAGAGAGCCACCAGTCCAGCGTATAGCGCAGCTGATATTTCTCAAGCAGCGCCACCACGCGCTGTTTAATCATCTCGTCGGTCAGCTCGGTGCTGAAGCGGAAGTTAAACTGCACATGGAGATCGCCCGGAATCACGTTATTGCTGCCGGTGCCCGCCTGAATATTGGCGATCTGCATGCTGGTG
The genomic region above belongs to Cronobacter malonaticus LMG 23826 and contains:
- the purC gene encoding phosphoribosylaminoimidazolesuccinocarboxamide synthase, with amino-acid sequence MQKQAELYRGKAKTVYSTENPDLLVLEFRNDTSAGDGARIEQFDRKGMVNNKFNYFIMSKLAEAGIPTQMERLLSDTEALVKKLDMVPVECVIRNRAAGSLVKRLGIEEGIELNPPLFDLFLKNDAMHDPMVNESYCETFGWVSQENLARMKELTYKANDVLKKLFDDAGLILVDFKLEFGLFNGEVTLGDEFSPDGARLWDKQTMDKMDKDRFRQSLGGLIEAYEEVARRLGVNLD
- a CDS encoding neutral zinc metallopeptidase, which codes for MRWQGRRESDNVEDRRNSSSPMMGGRGFRLPAGKGGLVLLVVVVVASYYGVDLTGLLTGGAPVSQQASRSISPNEDEAAKFTSVILGTTEESWGQQFQKMGRTYQEPKLVMYRGATRTGCGTGQSVMGPFYCPADSTVYIDLSFYDEMKEKLGAGGDFAQGYVIAHEVGHHVQKLLGIEPKVRQLQQNASQTEVNRLSVRLELQADCFAGVWGNAMQKEGVLETGDLQEALNAAQAIGDDRLQQQSQGRVVPDSFTHGTSEQRYSWFKRGFDSGDPAQCNTFGNAL
- a CDS encoding tRNA(Met) cytidine acetyltransferase TmcA, producing the protein MAAAGIRRLLVLSGDEFWCSQQAQQLANALPGDWLWVGTAPEMALKGAPGAINTLLGREYLHAVFDARSGFDAAAFAALAGTLKAGSWLVLLAPPWKAWPARVDNDSCRWSDSREPIATPHFIHHLQRLFLDDPDVICWRQEQPLPLSPSAPRPRWHPACGEPQQEQARLLDELLTTTNGVTAITAARGRGKSALAGMFIRALPGRALVTAPSRASADVIAVHAGEKFVFMAPDALLAALEDGTLTPCDWLVIDEAAALPGPVLQKLVRAFPATLLTSTVQGYEGTGRGFLLKFCAGIDGLRYRTLSTPVRWAQDDPLERLVSQALLFDDDDFAHTPAGDVRFYPVYQDDWHTRPDRAAALYRLLAGAHYRTSPLDLRRMMDAPNQSFIAAEAGGEAVGALWLVAEGGLDTALSQAVWAGYRRPRGNLVAQSLAAHGGDPLAATLVGLRVSRVAVHPGRQREGTGRQLIEQARAQAPDGCDYLSVSFGYTPALWRFWQRCGFTLVRFGSHREASSGCYNAMALVALSEAGARLVREEHQRLGRDAAMLQRWVDETLPLTPVPQATLNDDDWLALAGFAFAHRPLETSFGPLYRLLEASPQTLQALRGRLELQMPVDALCRKLGLSGRKALLAALRQETALALDSLDAPRAATLNAQLMQWQFFH
- the ypfH gene encoding esterase, translated to MRHDHFVVQSPELPARQLLLLFHGVGDNPVAMGEIGSYFAPLFPDALVVSVGGPAPSGPAPGREWFSVQGVTESNRQQRVDEIMPTFIDTVRHWQRESGVGPAATALIGFSQGAIMVLEGVKAAPGLASRVIAFNGRFAELPTAATTATTVHLIHGEEDEVIDSRYAQAAADALLRAGGDVTLDIVEDLGHAIDNRSMQLALDHLRYTVPKHYFDEALSGGKPGDDDVIQMM
- a CDS encoding YpfN family protein, encoding MEWLGKYWWVLVLVFLLGVLLNVIKDLKRVDHKKFMDNRPELPPHRDFNDKWDDEDDWPKKK